The proteins below come from a single Esox lucius isolate fEsoLuc1 chromosome 7, fEsoLuc1.pri, whole genome shotgun sequence genomic window:
- the lrrc32 gene encoding transforming growth factor beta activator LRRC32 isoform X1 translates to MCEPGTSSERCRVETALSVRITMAAYLWLVLAFISDVDASSLRPLRQRSPCQVIQNEVYCNDLNLRTVPATLPYGIQKLDLSRNLLQNLTQEVLGNYISIHHLNLHSNNIQFIQPGLFKNFTNLQVLNLSRNNLDVFAISKINIGPLTAAERLDLSGNGLYTGMTDFFLSEAPALMNLSLNGNSITKVEKKTFNGSLALRNIDLHNNVILEIEEGAFDSLLYLSELDLSINSITCITDFNLSQLKVLNLSKNSLECFQTTDSDLEYELLYLDLGENKIHYFPVLPKRNKLIYLDLSRNRLMSVNTTGTEDELEQFRDTFVTHTQTAGTKRYQNFSSLMYLDMSYNKIKRIPQTFFCSMLSLEHLNISYNCIGNFSVNQETPLNSLKTLDVSYNALQKLSFGENTLYFLQELFLQGNFLSILDPGTFQKLPNIRGLHLQQNYLNVCPSYGKLPQTGVPPSCVYFVSIPTLHFLYLSVNHLEVLPPFAFNGTPLSLLDLSLNPGLDVHQNVFSGLETSLTHLSLRENDIPKLNMDLSQLISLKFVDLSTNKLTTLPLWNKKSSIESLNLQNNNLATLDYETVLVLERTLKTLYMGYNPLNCCSNPRFLYMLQRSNVVVPDIATVTCQYMENSKPVEMNVGSVTQEQCQNLDSKGVSIIVIVVTALVVIVVLVVLSKVCHPKRRKLTDGFRA, encoded by the exons ATGTGTGAGCCCGGGACCAGCTCTGAAAGGTGCCGGGTCGAGACAGCTTTATCAGTTAGGAT CACCATGGCAGCATACCTCTGGCTGGTCCTGGCCTTCATCAGTGATGTGGATGCCTCCTCGTTACGTCCACTACGCCAGCGCTCCCCTTGTCAAGTG ATCCAGAATGAGGTATACTGCAATGATCTGAACCTGAGGACTGTTCCAGCCACGCTTCCTTATGGCATACAAAAGCTGGACCTATCACGAAACCTTCTACAAAATCTTACCCAAGAGGTTCTAGGAAACTATATCTCTATTCATCATTTGAACCTCCACTCCAACAATATCCAGTTCATTCAGCCGGGTTTGTTCAAAAACTTTACCAATCTGCAAGTGCTGAACCTTTCTAGAAATAACTTGGATGTTTTTGCAATTTCAAAAATCAATATTGGGCCTCTTACAGCCGCAGAGAGGCTTGACCTCTCAGGCAATGGTCTGTACACAGGGATGACTGACTTTTTTCTTAGTGAAGCTCCAGCACTTATGAATCTTTCTCTGAATGGCAACAGTATCACCAAAGTGGAAAAGAAGACCTTTAATGGATCTTTGGCCTTAAGAAACATTGACCTTCACAACAATGTCATTTTAGAGATTGAGGAAGGAGCATTTGACTCGCTGCTCTATCTGTCCGAGCTTGATTTGTCAATTAACTCCATCACTTGCATTACTGACTTTAACCTTTCACAACTGAAGGTGCTGAACCTCAGTAAGAACAGCTTGGAGTGCTTTCAAACCACAGACTCAGACCTAGAGTATGAGCTCCTCTACCTTGATCTAGGGGAAAACAAGATCCACTACTTCCCTGTCCTCCCCAAAAGGAACAAGCTCATATACCTGGATTTGTCCAGGAATCGTCTGATGAGTGTCAACACCACAGGAACAGAGGATGAGCTTGAGCAGTTCAGAGACACATTTGTAACTCATACGCAGACAGCGGGAACTAAAAGATACCAGAATTTTTCAAGTCTCATGTACCTTGACATGAGCTACAACAAGATTAAAAGAATACCACAGACATTCTTCTGCAGCATGTTATCCCTTGAGCACCTCAACATTAGTTATAACTGTATTGGGAATTTTTCTGTAAACCAAGAGACCCCTCTGAACTCACTTAAGACCCTGGACGTGAGTTACAATGCCCTGCAGAAGCTTTCATTTGGGGAGAACACTCTATATTTCCTGCAGGAACTCTTCTTACAAGGGAACTTTCTCAGCATCTTGGATCCTGGCACTTTTCAAAAACTGCCCAACATCAGAGGCCTTCACCTTCAGCAGAACTACCTAAACGTCTGCCCATCATATGGAAAATTGCCCCAGACAGGGGTTCCTCCAAGCTGTGTCTATTTTGTATCCATACCAACCCTGCACTTTTTGTACCTCTCTGTAAACCATCTTGAAGTACTGCCACCATTTGCCTTCAATGGCACCCCACTCAGTTTGCTGGACCTGTCCCTAAACCCAGGCTTGGATGTTCACCAGAATGTTTTCTCCGGACTTGAGACTTCCCTAACTCACTTGTCATTGAGAGAAAATGACATTCCGAAACTGAACATGGACCTTTCCCAGCTAATTAGTCTCAAATTTGTGGACCTGTCTACAAACAAGTTAACCACTCTCCCTCTGTGGAACAAAAAGTCCTCCATCGAGTCCCTGAACCTGCAAAACAATAACCTTGCCACTCTAGATTATGAGACAGTCCTGGTCCTGGAACGAACTCTCAAAACACTCTACATGGGATACAACCCCCTTAACTGCTGTAGCAACCCCCGCTTCCTTTACATGCTCCAACGATCAAATGTGGTGGTTCCGGACATTGCCACAGTAACTTGCCAGTACATGGAGAACTCAAAGCCAGTGGAGATGAACGTTGGGAGTGTGACTCAGGAGCAATGCCAAAACCTGGACAGTAAAGGTGTGAGCATTATTGTCATTGTGGTGACAGCTTTGGTGGTAATTGTCGTCCTGGTGGTGCTTTCCAAGGTGTGTCACCCCAAGAGGCGCAAGCTCACCGACGGCTTTAgggcctaa
- the lrrc32 gene encoding transforming growth factor beta activator LRRC32 isoform X2 — MAAYLWLVLAFISDVDASSLRPLRQRSPCQVIQNEVYCNDLNLRTVPATLPYGIQKLDLSRNLLQNLTQEVLGNYISIHHLNLHSNNIQFIQPGLFKNFTNLQVLNLSRNNLDVFAISKINIGPLTAAERLDLSGNGLYTGMTDFFLSEAPALMNLSLNGNSITKVEKKTFNGSLALRNIDLHNNVILEIEEGAFDSLLYLSELDLSINSITCITDFNLSQLKVLNLSKNSLECFQTTDSDLEYELLYLDLGENKIHYFPVLPKRNKLIYLDLSRNRLMSVNTTGTEDELEQFRDTFVTHTQTAGTKRYQNFSSLMYLDMSYNKIKRIPQTFFCSMLSLEHLNISYNCIGNFSVNQETPLNSLKTLDVSYNALQKLSFGENTLYFLQELFLQGNFLSILDPGTFQKLPNIRGLHLQQNYLNVCPSYGKLPQTGVPPSCVYFVSIPTLHFLYLSVNHLEVLPPFAFNGTPLSLLDLSLNPGLDVHQNVFSGLETSLTHLSLRENDIPKLNMDLSQLISLKFVDLSTNKLTTLPLWNKKSSIESLNLQNNNLATLDYETVLVLERTLKTLYMGYNPLNCCSNPRFLYMLQRSNVVVPDIATVTCQYMENSKPVEMNVGSVTQEQCQNLDSKGVSIIVIVVTALVVIVVLVVLSKVCHPKRRKLTDGFRA; from the exons ATGGCAGCATACCTCTGGCTGGTCCTGGCCTTCATCAGTGATGTGGATGCCTCCTCGTTACGTCCACTACGCCAGCGCTCCCCTTGTCAAGTG ATCCAGAATGAGGTATACTGCAATGATCTGAACCTGAGGACTGTTCCAGCCACGCTTCCTTATGGCATACAAAAGCTGGACCTATCACGAAACCTTCTACAAAATCTTACCCAAGAGGTTCTAGGAAACTATATCTCTATTCATCATTTGAACCTCCACTCCAACAATATCCAGTTCATTCAGCCGGGTTTGTTCAAAAACTTTACCAATCTGCAAGTGCTGAACCTTTCTAGAAATAACTTGGATGTTTTTGCAATTTCAAAAATCAATATTGGGCCTCTTACAGCCGCAGAGAGGCTTGACCTCTCAGGCAATGGTCTGTACACAGGGATGACTGACTTTTTTCTTAGTGAAGCTCCAGCACTTATGAATCTTTCTCTGAATGGCAACAGTATCACCAAAGTGGAAAAGAAGACCTTTAATGGATCTTTGGCCTTAAGAAACATTGACCTTCACAACAATGTCATTTTAGAGATTGAGGAAGGAGCATTTGACTCGCTGCTCTATCTGTCCGAGCTTGATTTGTCAATTAACTCCATCACTTGCATTACTGACTTTAACCTTTCACAACTGAAGGTGCTGAACCTCAGTAAGAACAGCTTGGAGTGCTTTCAAACCACAGACTCAGACCTAGAGTATGAGCTCCTCTACCTTGATCTAGGGGAAAACAAGATCCACTACTTCCCTGTCCTCCCCAAAAGGAACAAGCTCATATACCTGGATTTGTCCAGGAATCGTCTGATGAGTGTCAACACCACAGGAACAGAGGATGAGCTTGAGCAGTTCAGAGACACATTTGTAACTCATACGCAGACAGCGGGAACTAAAAGATACCAGAATTTTTCAAGTCTCATGTACCTTGACATGAGCTACAACAAGATTAAAAGAATACCACAGACATTCTTCTGCAGCATGTTATCCCTTGAGCACCTCAACATTAGTTATAACTGTATTGGGAATTTTTCTGTAAACCAAGAGACCCCTCTGAACTCACTTAAGACCCTGGACGTGAGTTACAATGCCCTGCAGAAGCTTTCATTTGGGGAGAACACTCTATATTTCCTGCAGGAACTCTTCTTACAAGGGAACTTTCTCAGCATCTTGGATCCTGGCACTTTTCAAAAACTGCCCAACATCAGAGGCCTTCACCTTCAGCAGAACTACCTAAACGTCTGCCCATCATATGGAAAATTGCCCCAGACAGGGGTTCCTCCAAGCTGTGTCTATTTTGTATCCATACCAACCCTGCACTTTTTGTACCTCTCTGTAAACCATCTTGAAGTACTGCCACCATTTGCCTTCAATGGCACCCCACTCAGTTTGCTGGACCTGTCCCTAAACCCAGGCTTGGATGTTCACCAGAATGTTTTCTCCGGACTTGAGACTTCCCTAACTCACTTGTCATTGAGAGAAAATGACATTCCGAAACTGAACATGGACCTTTCCCAGCTAATTAGTCTCAAATTTGTGGACCTGTCTACAAACAAGTTAACCACTCTCCCTCTGTGGAACAAAAAGTCCTCCATCGAGTCCCTGAACCTGCAAAACAATAACCTTGCCACTCTAGATTATGAGACAGTCCTGGTCCTGGAACGAACTCTCAAAACACTCTACATGGGATACAACCCCCTTAACTGCTGTAGCAACCCCCGCTTCCTTTACATGCTCCAACGATCAAATGTGGTGGTTCCGGACATTGCCACAGTAACTTGCCAGTACATGGAGAACTCAAAGCCAGTGGAGATGAACGTTGGGAGTGTGACTCAGGAGCAATGCCAAAACCTGGACAGTAAAGGTGTGAGCATTATTGTCATTGTGGTGACAGCTTTGGTGGTAATTGTCGTCCTGGTGGTGCTTTCCAAGGTGTGTCACCCCAAGAGGCGCAAGCTCACCGACGGCTTTAgggcctaa